One Pelodiscus sinensis isolate JC-2024 unplaced genomic scaffold, ASM4963464v1 ctg34, whole genome shotgun sequence DNA segment encodes these proteins:
- the LOC142823786 gene encoding uncharacterized protein LOC142823786 encodes MECPCYAQHRGGTQPAVQHDHGAYTVPQEPAGLARMVRELQEMVHRQSQLLERSREALAASQEHCQELQRQPHLRLRMPQERSESECWSLASELGQRIAALEAENRNLRCERDQLESGMRALREELAQSSGTVLALSQKLKEQGARAEPDRFCLASVRGDSKWLRFYTGFSSAQRLATFLAFLMEGELQRGAEPGPPSALSPEDQLFLVLVRLRLGLLLQDLAFRFHVSEATASRYWLSWTQLLETRLAQVPVQCSPRYVERFEPRRAARVGGVRLVVLDCAQLFFAGRGRQHYALQGCALAAPSGFLAFCCSAALQAGEGAAEPVLPPFLRDGPVALSTQQGAARQQVLSLASLADKALRFRFLRRVQPPAMEGQVGRAWVICCYLACLLHEPMGLA; translated from the exons ATGGAGTGCCCCTGCTACGCCCAGcaccggggcgggacccagccgGCCGTGCAGCACGACCACGGGGCCTACACTGTCCCCCAGGAGCCCGCGGGGCTGGCCCGCATGGTGCGCGAGCTGCAGGAGATGGTGCATCGGCAGAGCCAGTTGCTGGAGAGATCGCGGGAGGCGCTAGCTGCCAGCCAGGAAcactgccaggagctgcag CGTCAGCCGCATCTCCGGCTCCGTATGCCACAGGAGAGGTCCGAGAGCGAGTGCTGGTCACTGGCGTCGGAGCTGGGGCAGCGGATCGCGGCGCTGGAGGCGGAGAACCGGAACTTGCGCTGTGAGCGGGACCAGCTGGAGAGCGGGATGCGGGCGCTGCGGGAGGAGCTGGCGCAGAGCAGCGGCACGGTGCTGGCCCTCAGCCAGAAGCTGAAGGAGCAGGGGGCCCGGGCTGAGCCAGACCGGTTCTGCCTGGCCAGCGTCCGGGGTGATAGCAAGTGGCTGCGGTTCTACACTGGCTTCAGCAGCGCCCAGCGTCTGGCCACGTTCCTGGCCTTTCTGatggagggggagctgcagcggggggccgagccaggcccccccagtgccctgagCCCCGAGGATCAGCTCTTCCTGGTACTGGTGCGGCTGCGGctagggctgctcctgcaggacttGGCCTTTCGCTTCCACGTCTCCGAGGCCACTGCCTCCCGCTACTGGCTCAGCTGGACCCAGCTCCTGGAGACCCGGCTGGCCCAG GTGCCGGTGCAGTGCAGCCCACGCTACGTGGAGCGGTTCGAGCCACGGCGGGCCGCACGGGTCGGGGGCGTCCGGCTGGTGGTGCTGGACTGCGCCCAGCTCTTCTtcgcgggccggggccggcagCACTACGccctgcagggctgtgccctGGCCGCCCCCAGCGGCTTCCTGGCTTTCTGCTGCAGCGCTGCCCTgcaggccggggagggggcagcagagcccgtgCTGCCCCCCTTCCTGCGGGACGGCCCCGTGGCCCTCAgcacccagcagggggcagctcgCCAGCAGGTGCTCAGCCTGGCCAGCCTGGCCGACAAGGCCCTGCGCTTCCGGTTCCTGCGCAGGGTCCAGCCTCCCGCCATGGAGGGCCAGGTGGGGCGGGCCTGGGTCATTTGCTGCTATCTGGCCTGCCTGCTGCACGAGCCCATGGGGCTGGCCTAG
- the LOC142823794 gene encoding large ribosomal subunit protein eL18 isoform X3, whose amino-acid sequence MGDMQLDICGVDIRHNKDRKVRRTEPKSQDIYLRLLVKLYRFLARRTNSRFNKVVLKRLFMSRTNRPPLALSRLIRKMKLPGRDGKTAVVVGTITDDIRIQNIPQLKAPGRDARCTGISARPPAPPTVIASPTCAPRGGSSSGPGAAAPVGPTRTNSACLCPINGSEPRLASAPVAHGALPFPCP is encoded by the exons ATGGGTGACATGCAGCTGGACATATGT GGCGTCGACATCCGACACAACAAGGACCGCAAGGTTCGCCGCACGGAGCCCAAGAGCCAGGACATCTACCTGCGCCTGTTAGTCAAG ctgtATCGCTTCCTGGCGCGCCGCACCAACTCCCGCTTCAACAAGGTGGTTCTGAAACGCCTCTTCATGAGCCGCACCAACCGCCCGCCGCTCGCCCTCTCCCGCCTG atcCGCAAGATGAAGCTCCCCGGGCGGGATGGCAAGACGGCCGTGGTGGTGGGAACCATCACCGATGACATCCGCATCCAGAACATCCCCCAGCTGAAG GCCCCAGGAAGGGACGCGAGGTGTACCGGCATTTCGGCAAGGCCCCCGGCACCCCCCACAGTCATAGCAA GCCCTACGTGCGCTCCAAGGGGCGGAAGTTCGAGCGGGCCCGGGGCCGCCGCGCCAGTCGGGCCTACAAGAACtaactctgcctgcctgtgtccaATAAATGGGTCAGAACCGAGGCTGGCATCTGCCCCTGTTGCTCATGGGGCATTGCCTTTCCCCTGTCCTTAA
- the LOC142823794 gene encoding large ribosomal subunit protein eL18 isoform X2: MGVDIRHNKDRKVRRTEPKSQDIYLRLLVKLYRFLARRTNSRFNKVVLKRLFMSRTNRPPLALSRLIRKMKLPGRDGKTAVVVGTITDDIRIQNIPQLKVCALRVTKGARNRILKSKGQIMTFDQLALAAPKGQGTVLLSGPRKGREVYRHFGKAPGTPHSHSKPYVRSKGRKFERARGRRASRAYKN; encoded by the exons ATG GGCGTCGACATCCGACACAACAAGGACCGCAAGGTTCGCCGCACGGAGCCCAAGAGCCAGGACATCTACCTGCGCCTGTTAGTCAAG ctgtATCGCTTCCTGGCGCGCCGCACCAACTCCCGCTTCAACAAGGTGGTTCTGAAACGCCTCTTCATGAGCCGCACCAACCGCCCGCCGCTCGCCCTCTCCCGCCTG atcCGCAAGATGAAGCTCCCCGGGCGGGATGGCAAGACGGCCGTGGTGGTGGGAACCATCACCGATGACATCCGCATCCAGAACATCCCCCAGCTGAAG GTCTGTGCCCTGCGGGTGACCAAGGGAGCCCGCAATCGCATCCTGAAGTCAAAGGGTCAGATCATGACTTTCGAccagctggccctggctgcccccaaggGCCAGGGCACCGTGCTGCTCTCGG GCCCCAGGAAGGGACGCGAGGTGTACCGGCATTTCGGCAAGGCCCCCGGCACCCCCCACAGTCATAGCAA GCCCTACGTGCGCTCCAAGGGGCGGAAGTTCGAGCGGGCCCGGGGCCGCCGCGCCAGTCGGGCCTACAAGAACtaa
- the LOC142823794 gene encoding large ribosomal subunit protein eL18 isoform X1: MGDMQLDICGVDIRHNKDRKVRRTEPKSQDIYLRLLVKLYRFLARRTNSRFNKVVLKRLFMSRTNRPPLALSRLIRKMKLPGRDGKTAVVVGTITDDIRIQNIPQLKVCALRVTKGARNRILKSKGQIMTFDQLALAAPKGQGTVLLSGPRKGREVYRHFGKAPGTPHSHSKPYVRSKGRKFERARGRRASRAYKN; encoded by the exons ATGGGTGACATGCAGCTGGACATATGT GGCGTCGACATCCGACACAACAAGGACCGCAAGGTTCGCCGCACGGAGCCCAAGAGCCAGGACATCTACCTGCGCCTGTTAGTCAAG ctgtATCGCTTCCTGGCGCGCCGCACCAACTCCCGCTTCAACAAGGTGGTTCTGAAACGCCTCTTCATGAGCCGCACCAACCGCCCGCCGCTCGCCCTCTCCCGCCTG atcCGCAAGATGAAGCTCCCCGGGCGGGATGGCAAGACGGCCGTGGTGGTGGGAACCATCACCGATGACATCCGCATCCAGAACATCCCCCAGCTGAAG GTCTGTGCCCTGCGGGTGACCAAGGGAGCCCGCAATCGCATCCTGAAGTCAAAGGGTCAGATCATGACTTTCGAccagctggccctggctgcccccaaggGCCAGGGCACCGTGCTGCTCTCGG GCCCCAGGAAGGGACGCGAGGTGTACCGGCATTTCGGCAAGGCCCCCGGCACCCCCCACAGTCATAGCAA GCCCTACGTGCGCTCCAAGGGGCGGAAGTTCGAGCGGGCCCGGGGCCGCCGCGCCAGTCGGGCCTACAAGAACtaa